The Procambarus clarkii isolate CNS0578487 chromosome 56, FALCON_Pclarkii_2.0, whole genome shotgun sequence genome includes a region encoding these proteins:
- the LOC123770944 gene encoding cytochrome b5-related protein-like has protein sequence MIPDQEKEEKGSIKLRAQLSETPGSTPTFRRYPTDRDVLLKSSHTWIRGKRTDDDAGSYWRVHDFLYDLTDFVEKHPGGRDWIAATRGTDITEVFESAHLTSLPRTTLQRYLVREAGGTRNSPYTFTHDGFYHTFKRKARETAGRVGTGPSFHMLVLQDCLVLLSLVLQVTAAATDSFGVALAAGIFLALTGNCAHNFLHQRDNWRMYYFDLTFLSSHEMRITHVLSHHAYPNTIYDFEVAVLEPFWEFLPRPEKNFVQRYGSLVLDPILLPLALYAEVLKRVWFILSGQVKLRPENLLPLLQLIVMAAFAQSFRKALWLWLGVHAACSALIVGLTLAGTHHHPDIFHEGDVMREDRDFGLCQLDAVRDRVEVNSNLLLVAVSYGHHTLHHLLPAVDHSKLVYFYPDLYATCKEFGVKFNLVSCWYMILGKYLQLANTRPSLIPNTVGGSGRGDR, from the exons ATGATCCCAGaccaggagaaggaggagaagggcagcATAAAGCTTAGAGCACAGCTTTCGGAGACCCCGGGTTCGACCCCAACCTTCCGCCGGTACCCAACTGACCGCGACGTGCTGCTGAAGTCGTCGCACACATGGATCAGGGGCAAGAGGACGGACGACGACGCTGGCAGCTACTGGAGAGTCCACGACTTCCTGTATGACCTCACTGACTTCGTAGAGAAGCATCCTGGAG GCAGGGACTGGATTGCAGCGACGCGAGGAACAGACATTACAGAGGTGTTTGAGAGCGCGCACCTCACCTCTCTCCCCCGCACCACCCTCCAAAGGTACCTGGTCCGGGAGGCTGGTGGAACCAGGAACTCTCCCTACACCTTCACACACGACGGCTTCTACCACACCTTTAAGAGGAAG GCTCGGGAGACAGCCGGACGGGTGGGAACCGGGCCGTCGTTCCACATGCTGGTTCTACAGGATTGCCTGGTTCTTCTCTCCCTGGTTCTCCAGGTGACTGCGGCAGCCACAGACTCCTTCGGTGTCGCCCTGGCTGCAG GAATCTTTTTGGCACTGACGGGGAACTGCGCCCATAACTTCCTGCACCAGCGAGACAATTGGAGAATGTATTACTTCGACCTGACCTTCCTCTCATCCCACGAGATGAGGATCACCCACGTTCTATCTCACCACGCCTATCCCAACACCATCTACGACTTCGAAGTGGCCGTCCTGGAGCCGTTCTGGGAGTTCTTGCCTCGTCCAGAGAAGAACTTTGTGCAGAGGTACGGGAGCCTCGTGCTGGATCCTATCCTCCTGCCTCTCGCTCTGTACGCTGAGGTGTTGAAGAGAGTCTGGTTCATACTCTCTGGTCAAGTGAAGCTGAGACCAGAGAATCTTTTACCTTTATTGCAACTTATAGTCATGGCAGCGTTTGCACAGTCATTTAGGAAAGCATTATG GCTGTGGTTGGGGGTCCATGCTGCATGCAGCGCCCTCATCGTTGGGCTGACCTTAGCCGGCACTCATCACCATCCGGACATCTTTCATGAGGGGGACGTCATGAGGGAGGATAGAGACTTTGGTCTATGCCAGCTGGACGCTGTGAGGGACAG GGTTGAAGTGAACTCTAACCTTCTTTTGGTGGCTGTAAGCTAtggacaccacacactacaccacctgctaccaGCCGTCGACCACTCTAAACTGGTCTACTTCTACCCGGATCTCTACGCCACATGCAAGGAGTTCGGTGTCAAGTTCAATCTGGTGAGTTGCTGGTACATGATCCTTGGGAAATATCTACAGCTGGCCAACACCAGACCCAGCCTTATCCCCAACACTGTGGGTGGATCTGGTCGAGGGGATAGGTGA